The Punica granatum isolate Tunisia-2019 chromosome 4, ASM765513v2, whole genome shotgun sequence genome has a window encoding:
- the LOC116203437 gene encoding lysM domain-containing GPI-anchored protein 2-like, with amino-acid sequence MGGFYQLLLFLLILGALVPTSVPLGFTCTSKGAKCQALVGYAPANATTFSVLQKRFAIKHLRSLLGANGLPPSSPANTTVAAGQTVRIPFNCSCGSNGTGVSYKLPQYKVRSGNSLSQIATAVFSNLVTSTDIQLANNISNPDLIKAGQRLWIPLPCSCDDVAGSRVVHYGHVVASGSSISTISEQFNVSQDTVMAINGIANAKDLKAGQVLDIPLKACSSTIRNDSLDSSLLVPNGSYTFTANNCVKCSCNSVNNWMLQCQPSGIRPLSWSVCPSMQCGGTQLYIGNTTSTGCNTICTYAGYTNQTILTTTSTDSTCAALSDDAAKIGLQVFSWNSVLVSILILQILFHFH; translated from the exons ATGGGTGGTTTCTATCAGCTGCTGCTGTTCCTACTCATCCTCGGTGCTCTCGTGCCCACGTCAGTGCCGCTGGGCTTCACCTGCACCTCCAAGGGGGCCAAGTGCCAGGCCCTGGTCGGGTACGCCCCCGCCAACGCCACCACCTTCTCCGTCCTCCAGAAGCGCTTCGCCATCAAGCACCTCCGCTCCCTCCTCGGCGCCAACGGCCTCCCCCCGTCCAGCCCTGCCAACACCACCGTAGCCGCCGGCCAGACCGTAAGGATCCCCTTCAACTGCTCCTGCGGCTCCAATGGCACGGGCGTCTCGTACAAGCTGCCCCAGTACAAAGTCCGCAGCGGCAACTCTCTGTCCCAAATCGCCACGGCCGTCTTCTCCAACCTC GTTACATCCACGGACATACAACTAGCAAACAACATAAGCAACCCGGACCTAATCAAGGCGGGGCAGAGGCTGTGGATCCCGCTTCCCTGTAGCTGTGATGACGTAGCTGGCAGTCGGGTGGTTCACTATGGTCACGTGGTGGCTTCAGGGAGCTCGATCTCCACCATCTCTGAGCAGTTCAACGTATCGCAGGACACGGTCATGGCGATCAATGGGATTGCCAATGCCAAGGACCTGAAGGCGGGCCAAGTTCTCGATATTCCACTGAAAG CTTGTTCATCCACAATAAGGAACGACTCTCTCGATTCTTCCCTGCTTGTCCCCAACGGCAGTTACACCTTCACTGCCAACAACTGTGTCAAGTGCAGCTGCAATTCGGTCAATAACTGGAT GTTACAATGTCAGCCCTCTGGCATCAGACCATTGAGCTGGTCGGTCTGCCCCTCAATGCAATGCGGGGGCACGCAGTTGTACATTGGAAACACGACATCAACTGGTTGTAATACAATCTGCACTTATGCTGGGTACACGAACCAAACAATACTGACCACTACTTCCACAGATTCCACCTGTGCAG CTCTCAGTGACGACGCTGCAAAGATTGGATTGCAAGTATTCAGTTGGAACTCCGTGCTGGTCTCGATTTTGATCCTGCAAATTCTCTTCCACTTTCACTGA
- the LOC116203436 gene encoding glycerol-3-phosphate acyltransferase 9-like, whose protein sequence is MARTSGKLRSSSSGLFSDRPEVEDHLSLGCSVSEPPPKLQLRDLLDITPSLTEAAGAIVDDSFTRCFKSNPPEPWNWNAYLFPLWCFGVVVRYLILFPLRATVLAIGWIVFLSSFIPVHFLLKGHGTLRKKIERGLVELMCSFFVASWTGVIKYHGPRPSMRPKQVFVANHTSMIDFIVLEQMTAFALIMQKHPGWVGLVQRIILESVGGIWFNRSEAKDREAVAKKLKDHIEGTGNNSLLIFPEGTCVNNNYTVMFKKGAFELGCTVCPVAIKYNKIFVDAFWNSRKQSFTKHLLQLMTSWAVVCNVWYLEPQTIRPGETPIEFAERVRDAISKRAGLKKVPWDGYLKYSRPSPKQMEEKQQSYAAAMLQTLEVDAK, encoded by the exons ATGGCCAGAACCTCGGGGAAGCTCAGGTCGTCGAGCTCCGGGCTCTTTTCCGATCGACCTGAAGTCGAAGATCACCTCTCCCTTGGATGCTCTGTTTCCGAGCCTCCCCCCAAGCTCCAGCT GCGTGATTTGCTTGACATCACGCCTTCCCTGACAGAGGCTGCTGGGGCAATTGTTGAT GATTCCTTTACACGATGTTTCAAGTCGAACCCGCCGGAGCCGTGGAATTGGAACGCCTACTTGTTCCCTCTGTGGTGCTTTGGGGTGGTAGTTCGATATCTTATCTTGTTCCCTCTGAG GGCTACAGTGCTTGCAATAGGGTGGATAGTATTTCTCTCATCCTTCATCCCTGTGCACTTTCTGCTCAAGGGGCATGGTACACTGAGAAAAAAGATAGAG AGAGGCCTGGTGGAGCTGATGTGCAGCTTCTTTGTGGCATCATGGACTGGTGTCATCAAATACCATGGGCCCCGTCCCAGTATGCGGCCTAAACAA GTTTTTGTTGCTAATCACACGTCGATGATAGATTTCATTGTCTTAGAACAGATGACTGCCTTTGCTTTAATTATGCAGAAGCATCCTGGTTGGGTTG GACTGGTGCAAAGAATAATCCTGGAAAGCGTGGGAGGCATTTGGTTTAATCGGTCAGAGGCAAAGGATCGGGAGGCCGTGGCGAAGAA GTTGAAGGATCACATCGAGGGAACCGGGAACAACTCTCTCCTCATATTTCCTGAAGGAACTTGCGTAAACAACAATTACACTGTAATGTTCAAAAAG GGTGCTTTTGAACTCGGATGCACTGTTTGCCCTGTTGCAATCAAGTACAACAAGATTTTCGTGGACGCATTCTGGAACAGCAGGAA GCAATCCTTCACAAAGCATCTGTTGCAGCTCATGACTTCGTGGGCTGTTGTCTGTAATGTCTGGTACTTGGAACCTCAAACTATTAGGCCCGGGGAGACCCCCATCGAGTTTGCAGAGAG GGTCAGGGATGCCATATCCAAACGAGCAGGCCTTAAGAAGGTCCCGTGGGATGGATACTTGAAGTACTCCCGCCCAAGCCCGAAGCAGATGGAGGAAAA GCAGCAAAGCTATGCGGCTGCGATGCTGCAGACTCTGGAGGTGGATGCGAAATAG